Proteins encoded together in one Telopea speciosissima isolate NSW1024214 ecotype Mountain lineage chromosome 6, Tspe_v1, whole genome shotgun sequence window:
- the LOC122665819 gene encoding protein argonaute 10-like produces MSLFFLYFGIFSTDFVQPVRERESVVFGEGHFVGTRFSSAFSFSHHAHGTDTELRAAHCDQNPNTEREREYKVVIKFVAQADWHHLGQFLAGKRADAPQEALQILDIVMRELSSKRYCPVGRSFFSPDIRTPQWLGKGVESWCGFYRSIRPTQMVLTLNIDMSSAAFIEPLPVIEFVAKLLGKDVLSRTLSDSDRVKIKKPLEE; encoded by the exons AtgtctctcttttttctgtattttgggATTTTCAGTACAGATTTCGTTCAGCCAGtaagagaaagggaaagtgtTGTATTTGGTGAGGGTCATTTCGTTGGCACAAGGTTTTCTTCTGCATTCAGTTTTAGCCACCATGCCCATGGGACAGATACAGAGCTCCGAGCAGCACATTGTGATCAAAACCCAAATACAGA aagggaaagagaatataAGGTGGTGATCAAGTTTGTTGCTCAAGCAGACTGGCACCACTTGGGCCAGTTTCTTGCTGGTAAGCGAGCGGATGCTCCACAGGAAGCTCTTCAGATTCTTGACATTGTAATGAGAGAACTCTCCTCTAAAAG GTATTGTCCTGTTGGGAGATCTTTCTTTTCTCCTGACATAAGAACACCACAGTGGCTTGGAAAAGGTGTGGAGTCATGGTGTGGATTTTATCGGAGTATAAGGCCTACCCAGATGGTCCTGACCCTGAATATTG ATATGTCTTCAGCCGCATTTATTGAGCCTCTCCCTGTAATTGAGTTTGTCGCTAAGCTTCTTGGCAAGGATGTATTGTCCAGGACATTGTCTGATTCAGATCGTGTCAAG ATTAAAAAGCCCTTAGAGGAGTGA